A region from the Benincasa hispida cultivar B227 chromosome 10, ASM972705v1, whole genome shotgun sequence genome encodes:
- the LOC120089228 gene encoding aspartic proteinase 39 has protein sequence MAGIVRAGVSVAVLVVIAQAVTVLCGFPAKLTLERAFPTNHGVEIAHLRGRDQARHGRMLQSSGGVIDFPVAGTYDPFLVGLYYTKVQLGNPPKDFYVQIDTGSDVLWVSCNSCNGCPATSGLQIQLNFFDPGSSTTASLVSCSDQICALGVQSSDSACFGQSNQCAYVFQYGDGSGTSGYYVMDMIHLDIVVDSTATSNSSASVMFGCSTSQTGDLTKSDRAVDGIFGFGQQDLSVISQLSSRGIAPKVFSHCLKGDDSGGGILVLGEIVEPNVVYTPLVPSQPHYNLNLQSISVNGQVLPISPAVFATSNSQGTIIDSGTTLAYLAEEAYNSFVVAVTNIVSQSTQSVVLKGNQCYVTSSSVADIFPQVSLNFAGGASLVLRPQDYLIQQNSVGGTTVWCVGFQKIPGQGITILGDLVLKDKIFIYDLANQRIGWTNYDCSMSVNVSTATKTGKSEFVNAGQFSDNGSVQNQPDRFILNLSILVLFVQLSIFTSFFHS, from the exons ATGGCTGGGATTGTTCGTGCCGGAGTGTCGGTGGCTGTTCTGGTGGTGATAGCTCAGGCTGTGACGGTTTTGTGTGGATTTCCGGCGAAACTGACACTTGAGAGGGCTTTTCCGACCAACCACGGCGTCGAAATTGCTCATCTCCGTGGTCGGGACCAAGCTCGACATGGTAGAATGTTGCAGTCTTCTGGTGGTGTTATTGATTTTCCTGTGGCAGGAACGTATGACCCATTTCTCGTTGG GCTTTATTATACTAAAGTGCAACTAGGTAATCCTCCAAAGGATTTCTATGTGCAGATCGATACTGGAAGTGATGTTCTGTGGGTTAGCTGCAACTCTTGCAATGGCTGTCCAGCAACTAGTGGGCTCCAG ATTCAGCTCAATTTCTTTGATCCTGGTAGCTCAACAACAGCTTCTCTGGTATCTTGTTCAGACCAAATATGTGCTCTTGGCGTTCAGTCCTCTGATTCTGCCTGTTTCGGCCAGAGCAATCAGTGTGCTTATGTCTTCCAATACGGAGATGGCAGTGGAACATCGGGCTATTATGTTATGGACATGATTCATCTTGATATAGTAGTTGATAGTACTGCGACTTCAAATTCTTCAGCTTCAGTTATGTTTGG GTGTAGCACATCACAGACTGGAGACTTGACTAAGTCAGACAGGGCAGTTGATGGAATCTTTGGGTTTGGGCAACAGGATTTGTCTGTAATTTCGCAACTGTCTTCTCGAGGAATAGCACCAAAAGTGTTCTCTCATTGTTTGAAAGGAGATGATAGTGGTGGGGGAATATTGGTCCTCGGTGAGATTGTGGAGCCAAATGTTGTTTATACTCCTCTAGTCCCGTCACA GCCCCATTATAACTTGAATCTGCAAAGCATCTCCGTCAATGGTCAAGTATTACCTATCAGTCCGGCTGTCTTTGCAACATCAAATAGCCAAGGAACCATAATTGACTCTGGCACTACTTTGGCATACCTTGCTGAGGAAGCTTATAACTCTTTTGTTGTTGCC GTCACAAACATAGTTTCACAATCGACACAGTCGGTTGTCCTCAAGGGAAATCAGTGTTATGTTACCTCCTCCAG TGTTGCTGATATATTTCCTCAAGTAAGCTTAAACTTTGCTGGTGGTGCATCATTGGTATTAAGACCCCAAGACTACCTTATACAACAAAACTCCGTT GGTGGTACTACTGTTTGGTGCGTTGGTTTCCAGAAAATTCCAGGTCAAGGGATTACAATTTTAGGAG ATCTTGTTCTGAAAGACAAAATCTTCATTTACGATTTAGCTAATCAACGAATTGGATGGACAAACTATGACT GTTCAATGTCAGTAAATGTTTCTACAGCTACCAAGACCGGAAAAAGTGAATTTGTGAACGCTGGGCAGTTCAGTGATAATGGCTCTGTGCAGAATCAACCTGACAGatttattctaaatttaagcATTCTTGTATTGTTTGTTCAATTATCCATCTTCACCAGCTTCTTCCACTCATAG
- the LOC120087664 gene encoding uncharacterized protein LOC120087664 isoform X1 — translation MFGLKRLVPRACSIRASLTMQLSSCEEKFLVFPSQHLAQLTCNRFLDIYQFGNKAAIEKERARLADEMNRGYFADISELKQHGGKIAAANKILIPAMAAVKFPEFEVSYSDGKTLKLPIKIDTDVVEDNSSASALPMATLLCLSFRANSQAMIDSWSAPFLNAFSSSKNVQLYEVSFIDSWFLCRNPIKKLLLRLMRKPSGNAQNDSLQRQIVYSFGDHYYFRKELKILNLLTGYIFLLDKYGRIRWQGFGLATQEEVSSLLSCASLLLEEK, via the exons ATGTTTGGATTGAAGCGATTAGTACCTCGTGCTTGCTCGATTCGAGCTTCTTTAACAATGCAACTCTCTAGTTGCGAGGAAAAATTCCTTGTTTTTCCTTCGCAGCATTTAGCTCAACTGACTTGCAATCGCTTCCTCGACATTTATCAG TTTGGAAACAAGGCAGCCATTGAGAAGGAACGCGCTCGGCT TGCAGATGAAATGAATAGAGGATACTTTGCTGATATTTCAGAGCTAAAGCAACATGGTGGAAAG ATTGCAGCAGCTAACAAGATTCTAATTCCGGCTATGGCTGCTGTAAAATTTCCGGAGTTTGAAGTGAGTTATTCTGATGGTAAAACGTTGAAGCTACCCATTAAAATTGATACTGATGTGGTTGAAGACAATAGTTCGGCATCGGCCTTGCCAATGGCCACATTACTGTGTCTTTCTTTCAGAGCTAACTCCCAG GCCATGATTGATTCTTGGAGTGCCCCTTTTCTCAATGCCTTCTCTAGTTCAAAGAATGTCCAGTTATATGAG GTTTCATTTATAGATTCGTGGTTCTTATGCCGAAATCCAATTAAGAAACTGCTTCTTCGGCTAATGAGGAAACCCAGTGGCAATGCACAGAATGATTCGCTTCAAAGGCAGATTGTATACTCATTTGGCGACCATTATTACTTCAGAAAGGAGCTTAAAATACTAAATCTTCTTACTGG GTATATATTCCTGCTAGACAAATATGGTAGAATAAGATGGCAAGGCTTTGGATTGGCAACTCAAGAGGAGGTGTCATCTCTTCTTTCATGTGCATCACTTCTTTTGGAAGAGAAATGA
- the LOC120087664 gene encoding uncharacterized protein LOC120087664 isoform X3, whose protein sequence is MNRGYFADISELKQHGGKIAAANKILIPAMAAVKFPEFEVSYSDGKTLKLPIKIDTDVVEDNSSASALPMATLLCLSFRANSQAMIDSWSAPFLNAFSSSKNVQLYEVSFIDSWFLCRNPIKKLLLRLMRKPSGNAQNDSLQRQIVYSFGDHYYFRKELKILNLLTGYIFLLDKYGRIRWQGFGLATQEEVSSLLSCASLLLEEK, encoded by the exons ATGAATAGAGGATACTTTGCTGATATTTCAGAGCTAAAGCAACATGGTGGAAAG ATTGCAGCAGCTAACAAGATTCTAATTCCGGCTATGGCTGCTGTAAAATTTCCGGAGTTTGAAGTGAGTTATTCTGATGGTAAAACGTTGAAGCTACCCATTAAAATTGATACTGATGTGGTTGAAGACAATAGTTCGGCATCGGCCTTGCCAATGGCCACATTACTGTGTCTTTCTTTCAGAGCTAACTCCCAG GCCATGATTGATTCTTGGAGTGCCCCTTTTCTCAATGCCTTCTCTAGTTCAAAGAATGTCCAGTTATATGAG GTTTCATTTATAGATTCGTGGTTCTTATGCCGAAATCCAATTAAGAAACTGCTTCTTCGGCTAATGAGGAAACCCAGTGGCAATGCACAGAATGATTCGCTTCAAAGGCAGATTGTATACTCATTTGGCGACCATTATTACTTCAGAAAGGAGCTTAAAATACTAAATCTTCTTACTGG GTATATATTCCTGCTAGACAAATATGGTAGAATAAGATGGCAAGGCTTTGGATTGGCAACTCAAGAGGAGGTGTCATCTCTTCTTTCATGTGCATCACTTCTTTTGGAAGAGAAATGA
- the LOC120087664 gene encoding uncharacterized protein LOC120087664 isoform X2, which produces MFGLKRLVPRACSIRASLTMQLSSCEEKFLVFPSQHLAQLTCNRFLDIYQFGNKAAIEKERARLADEMNRGYFADISELKQHGGKIAAANKILIPAMAAVKFPEFEVSYSDGKTLKLPIKIDTDVVEDNSSASALPMATLLCLSFRANSQAMIDSWSAPFLNAFSSSKNVQLYEVSFIDSWFLCRNPIKKLLLRLMRKPSGNAQNDSLQRQIVYSFGDHYYFRKELKILNLLTGQIW; this is translated from the exons ATGTTTGGATTGAAGCGATTAGTACCTCGTGCTTGCTCGATTCGAGCTTCTTTAACAATGCAACTCTCTAGTTGCGAGGAAAAATTCCTTGTTTTTCCTTCGCAGCATTTAGCTCAACTGACTTGCAATCGCTTCCTCGACATTTATCAG TTTGGAAACAAGGCAGCCATTGAGAAGGAACGCGCTCGGCT TGCAGATGAAATGAATAGAGGATACTTTGCTGATATTTCAGAGCTAAAGCAACATGGTGGAAAG ATTGCAGCAGCTAACAAGATTCTAATTCCGGCTATGGCTGCTGTAAAATTTCCGGAGTTTGAAGTGAGTTATTCTGATGGTAAAACGTTGAAGCTACCCATTAAAATTGATACTGATGTGGTTGAAGACAATAGTTCGGCATCGGCCTTGCCAATGGCCACATTACTGTGTCTTTCTTTCAGAGCTAACTCCCAG GCCATGATTGATTCTTGGAGTGCCCCTTTTCTCAATGCCTTCTCTAGTTCAAAGAATGTCCAGTTATATGAG GTTTCATTTATAGATTCGTGGTTCTTATGCCGAAATCCAATTAAGAAACTGCTTCTTCGGCTAATGAGGAAACCCAGTGGCAATGCACAGAATGATTCGCTTCAAAGGCAGATTGTATACTCATTTGGCGACCATTATTACTTCAGAAAGGAGCTTAAAATACTAAATCTTCTTACTGG ACAAATATGGTAG
- the LOC120088610 gene encoding lysosomal Pro-X carboxypeptidase-like, whose amino-acid sequence MSKHYQSKHPTMSFPMFSSPWLPFILFILSTCVTATQDRLPRLSPIGRTFLHNAEAISSPISDDFKTFYYNQTLDHFNYRPESYTCFPHRYIINFKYWGGANSSALILAYLGAEGPLEGDLNAIGFMTDYAAQFDALLVYIEHRYYGKSIPFGSRQEALKNASTLGYFNSAQAIADYATVLIHIKKKFHAKYSPVVVLGGSYGGMLAAWFRLKYPHVALGALASSAPILYFENITPHNGYYSTATKDFREVSETCYETIRDSWSKIETIASKPNGLSILSKEFKTCSPLNSSSQLEDYLWSMYAGAAQYNHPPRYPVTRICGGIDGSPSGSGTISKIAAGVFAYKGNLSCYNLEPRNDTETDVGWRWQRCSEMVMPISTGNDTMFPPYTFDLGSFVDDCYQLYGISPRPHWVTTYYGGNDIKLILQRFGSNIIFSNGLKDPYSSGGVLQNLSDSLLAVHTPNGSHCLDILRANETDPQWLVKQRETEVSIIKGWINKYYADLEESKK is encoded by the exons ATGTCCAAGCATTACCAAAGCAAACACCCTACCATGAGTTTTCCTATGTTTTCATCCCCATGGCTCCCTTTTATACTTTTCATCCTTTCAACCTGTGTTACTGCCACACAGGATAGACTCCCAAGGCTGAGTCCAATTGGCAGAACTTTTCTGCATAATGCTGAAGCTATATCTTCACCTATTTCAGATGATTTCAAGACATTTTATTATAATCAAACCTTGGATCACTTCAACTATAGGCCTGAAAGCTACACATGCTTCCCTCATAGATACATAATCAATTTTAAGTATTGGGGTGGTGCAAATTCTAGTGCTCTGATTCTTGCCTACTTGGGCGCTGAAGGTCCACTAGAAGGCGATTTAAACGCTATAGGGTTCATGACTGATTATGCTGCTCAATTTGATGCCCTTCTTGTTTATATCGAG CACCGATATTATGGGAAATCAATACCTTTTGGATCAAGGCAAGAGGCACTTAAGAATGCAAGCACTCTAGGCTATTTCAACTCAGCTCAAGCAATAGCAGATTATGCAACTGTTCTTATACATATAAAAAAGAAGTTTCATGCTAAATATTCTCCTGTAGTTGTCCTTGGTGGATCATATGGAGGAA TGTTGGCTGCATGGTTCCGCCTAAAATATCCTCATGTGGCACTCGGAGCTCTTGCATCTTCAGCTCCAATTCTTTACTTTGAAAATATCACGCCACATAATGGATACTATTCCACTGCCACCAAGGATTTTAGA GAAGTTAGTGAGACTTGCTATGAAACTATTCGGGATTCGTGGTccaaaattgaaacaattgcTTCTAAGCCTAATGGCCTTTCCATTCTTAGCAAAGAGTTCAAAACATGCAG TCCTCTGAATAGTTCCTCTCAGCTGGAAGACTATTTGTGGTCTATGTATGCTGGTGCAGCCCAATACAACCACCCACCAAGATATCCAGTCACTAGAATTTGTGGTGGCATTGATGGATCTCCTTCTGGAAGTGGAACTATAAGCAAAATAGCTGCAGGTGTATTTGCTTATAAAGGAAATCTATCCTGCTACAATCTTGAGCCGAGAAACGATACTGAAACCGACGTAGGATGGAGATGGCAG AGATGCAGTGAGATGGTGATGCCAATAAGCACAGGCAATGATACTATGTTTCCTCCATACACTTTTGACCTTGGAAGCTTCGTAGATGACTGTTATCAATTATACGGCATTTCTCCGAGGCCTCACTGGGTCACCACCTATTATGGAGGCAAT GACATAAAACTCATCCTTCAGAGATTTGGCAGCAACATCATTTTCTCCAATGGACTCAAAGATCCTTATAGCAGTGGCGG AGTATTGCAAAACTTATCTGACAGTCTTCTTGCAGTTCATACACCCAATG GGTCCCATTGTTTGGACATTTTACGAGCAAACGAAACCGATCCACAATGGCTAGTGAAACAAAGAGAGACAGAGGTTAGCATCATTAAAGGATGGATCAATAAGTACTATGCTGATCTTGAAGAGTccaaaaaatag
- the LOC120088611 gene encoding lysosomal Pro-X carboxypeptidase-like: MRFPMRSSPWIPFLLFFLSSSVTAFQFRMPRLSPIGEKFLYHSKALELPPSDDFKTFYYNQTIDHFNYRPESYTTFPQRYIINFKHWGGANSSAPILAYLGAEAPIDAAMNGIGFMTDNAVKFNALLVYIEHRYYGKSIPFGSRKEALRNASTLGFFNSAQAIADYAAILIHVKKEFNAKYSPVIVIGGSYGGMLATWFRLKYPHVALGALASSAPILYFDDITPQNGYYAVVTKDFREVSQTCYETIRESWSEIEAVASQPNGLSILDKEFKTCSPLRSSTQLENYLWSMYASASQYNHPPRYPVTRICGAIDRTYSGNGTVSKIAAGVFAYRGKLSCYINEPRNATETDVGWQWQRCSEMVMPISTDNDTMFPPHTFDLESFIIYCNRLYGVPPRPHWVTTYYGGHDIHLILQRFASNIIFSNGLKDPYSIGGVLHNISDSLPAVYTTNGSHCLDILSANKMDPEWLVTQRKMEMKALQLSCLQSNQVNHFTGFNVVLMVSG, from the exons ATGAGGTTTCCAATGCGTTCTTCCCCATGGATTCcctttttacttttctttctttcaagcTCTGTCACTGCTTTCCAGTTTAGAATGCCAAGGCTTAGTCCTATTGGTGAAAAGTTTCTATATCATTCTAAAGCTCTGGAATTACCTCCTTCTGATGATTTCAAGACATTTTATTACAATCAAACAATTGATCATTTCAACTACAGGCCTGAAAGCTACACAACATTTCCCCAGAGATATATAATCAACTTCAAGCACTGGGGTGGTGCAAATTCGAGCGCTCCAATTCTTGCTTACTTGGGTGCCGAAGCACCAATAGATGCTGCTATGAATGGGATTGGGTTTATGACAGATAATGCCGTCAAATTCAATGCTCTTCTTGTTTATATTGAG CATCGGTACTATGGAAAATCAATACCATTCGGATCAAGGAAAGAAGCACTAAGAAATGCCAGCACTCTTGGATTTTTTAACTCAGCGCAAGCAATAGCGGATTATGCAGCCATTCTTATTCATGTAAAAAAGGAGTTTAATGCCAAGTATTCACCTGTGATTGTTATTGGTGGATCATATGGAGGAA tgttGGCTACATGGTTTCGTCTTAAATATCCTCATGTGGCACTAGGAGCTCTTGCATCTTCCGCTCCAATTCTTTACTTCGATGATATCACACCGCAAAATGGATACTATGCCGTTGTCACCAAGGATTTTAGA GAAGTTAGTCAGACTTGCTATGAAACTATTAGGGAGTCATGGTCTGAAATAGAAGCAGTTGCCTCTCAACCCAATGGCCTTTCCATTCTTGACAAAGAGTTCAAAACATGCAG TCCTTTAAGAAGTTCCACACAGCTAGAAAACTACTTGTGGTCCATGTATGCAAGTGCATCCCAATACAACCACCCACCAAGATATCCAGTCACCAGGATATGTGGTGCCATTGATCGAACTTATTCTGGAAATGGAACAGTTAGCAAAATAGCTGCAGGTGTCTTTGCTTATAGAGGAAAACTCTCCTGTTATATTAATGAGCCTAGAAATGCAACTGAAACTGATGTAGGATGGCAATGGCAG AGATGCAGTGAGATGGTGATGCCAATAAGCACAGACAATGATACTATGTTTCCACCACACACGTTTGATCTCGAAAGCTTCATCATTTACTGCAATCGATTATATGGTGTTCCTCCTAGGCCTCATTGGGTTACCACCTATTATGGAGGCCAT GATATACATCTCATCCTTCAGAGATTTGCTAGTAACATTATCTTTTCCAATGGACTCAAAGATCCGTATAGCATTGGCGG GGTATTACACAATATTTCAGACAGTCTCCCAGCAGTGTATACAACTAATG GGTCTCATTGCTTAGACATCCTAAGTGCAAATAAAATGGATCCGGAATGGTTGGTTACACAAAGGAAGATGGAG ATGAAAGCTCTACAACTTTCTTGCCTGCAATCAAATCAAGTAAACCATTTCACTGGCTTCAACGTGGTGCTTATGGTCAGTGGATGA